The DNA sequence CCGCTCATTTTATCATTTATTGCGGGATTAGTGGAAGGAAAAAAGCTAAGGGGGGACCCCCTTAGCTCGTGTCCCACAACCTTACTCCTCGCGCGCGGCTAACCTTTCTTCGGCGAGTTGGATCGCGCGCTTGACCATATTTCCGGCGTCGCGCGTCGTAATCCCACCCCAACCTTCGCGTTGTACGACATCGTAAAATCCGAGGTCCTTCGCCAATTCTTCTTTAAACGCTGCGGACATAATCGATCGCCGTGCCATGTTGTAGCCCCCTTGGACGATGGTGATGAGACACCGTTAGTGTATGCAACGCGCGCTGTTTTTAAAGACCTGAAAAAAATAGAACACGGTAACCGTGTTCTATTGTGTAACATATTGTATTTTGACTTTTCCTTCGTTGCGATAGACGGTTAGTTCTACTGTCTCGGTGAGGATATCGGCATAGCTGTAGGAAACACGATCAAACGCATGCAGGTCTTTGTCCAACTTTACAATAAAAACTGACGGGTACGTTTCTTCCAACACTCCCGTCCGCTCAACCGTTTTACGACGACCGCCGTTCACAATGAGTTTAATTTTTTCTCCAATGTGACGGTCCAAGTTACTTTTGATCTCCTGTAACGCATTTTTCGCCACGGACATAACCACCTCACTTGCTAAATATTTTAACACTTATTCGGTAGTATGTCAAATGAAATAGTAAATTATAGCAGTGCCGCGAGGTAGTTGTCAATGGTAAAATTGTAATTCCCATTTTTACAAATCGGAGACAAGCGTTAACGATTTTATTTCGTAAAACGATCGGCGACCGCACTGGCACCGTATGCGTCCGGTTTAATTTTGACTGTGTAGCCGACCGCTGTCACCCAGCCGACCACTTCTTGAATTAATTTGCGCGATTCGCCTCTTTGTCCGACGTCCAAATGAATTTCTAGTGGTAAATCCAGGAGTTCTTCAAGAAATCCTTTCTCTTTTAGATGTTGCATTAAATCTAAACTGTATTCCGTTTCACGGTAAATGCGGTAACGCAGGTTGTGTAGCGGCTGCGACCGCATTTTACGCGTGTAGAAGCGCGCCCCTTTACCGATCCGGTGGACAATGACGGCTGTGACGAACAACGTCTGTTGCTGGGTCGTTTGCGAGTCAGTACCGATCACAATTTTGTAATGCGCATTTTCGTCTTCAGCCATAAACGATTGAATGTCGCGAATCATTTCTTCTAGCGTTATTTGGCCTTTGCGCGGATGCATAAAATCCAAGGCGGTTTCCCTCCTCGAAGGCGAGGTTTGCGAACCGTTAACTTATGTCGTCGAGAGCGTTGCTAATACGGGCAAATTCGGCTTGTGACAGCGTCTCTGCCCGCCGCTGTGGATCGATGTCTAAACCAGTTAGCCATTCGTTAACTTGCGCTTTACTCCAGTCTGGGAGTAAATGTGTTTTTATATTATTCGCCAGCGTTTTGCGTCGCTCGCGAAAGCCACTCTGCACGACCGAAAAAAATGTTTCCTCCGACTGTACGGCAACTAGCGCCGTCTGATGCGGTTCGAGACAGACGACAGCCGAATCGACTTTTGGACGGGGAATAAACACGTGTGCCGGTACGCGAGCGACTGTCTTTACGGAGGCGTAATACTGCACCGCGACGGAGAGCATGCCGTAGTCTTTACCCCCTGGCTGGGCCGCCATCCGCTCGGCCACTTCTTTTTGCGTCATAAAGACGAGTCGCTCGAATGGCACCCCTGCCGCTAGCACGTGCATAATGACCGCTGATGTAATGTAATAAGGCAAGTTAGCGACGACGACATATTTTTGCATACCGACTAAGCGCGTATGTATTAAGTGTGCAACATCTAGCGCTAAAATATCCCCGTGCACGATTTGTACGTTCGCTGTGTCGGCGAAATTCTCTTGTAGGACGGGAACGAGGCGCCGATCGATTTCGACGGCTAGCACAGCACCCGCCGCTGCCGATAGCCGCTCCGTGAGTGCCCCAACCCCAGGACCGACTTCAAGCACGCCTGTTTGTCGATCGAGCGCCGCCGCGGCGATCATTTTGTCGAGAACGTGTGGATCGGTTAAAAAGTTTTGCCCGAGCGATTTCTTCGGTTGTAAGGCGTGATCTCGTAACAGTTGACCCGTGCGTGCCGTAATCGGCCGTTCTCTTTCCATTGAATGCCTCCGTTTATGGCGTTTATTACAAGTTTAGCACAAAATTGTCGCCATATTGTTAAGGTAGCTTAAATAAACGTTTCGCGTTCGACGTCGTCTCTAATGCGAGCTGTTCCAAGCTGATCCCGCGCACTTCTGCCATTTTTTGCGCTACGTAATAGACGTAACCCGTTTCGTTCCGCCGACCGCGTCGCGGTTCTGGAGCCAAGTACGGACAGTCGGTCTCGACGAGCAAGCGGTCGTACGGCACTTGACGAGCGATGTCACGCACGTCGTCCGCTTTTTTGAACGTGAGCGGACCGCCTAAACCGATGTAAAAACCTAAGTCGAGTGCAGCGCGAGCGATTTTCCAGTCACCGCCGAAACAGTGCATCACCCCACCGACGTCAGCGGCTCCCTCTTCTTTTAAGATCGCCACGACGTCTCGGTACGATTCGCGAGCGTGGATGATAATCGGCAGGTGAAGTTTTTTTGCGAGCGCAATTTGCCGTCGGAAGACGTCTTTTTGCACATCGTGCGGCGAATGGTTGCGGTAGTAGTCTAAGCCCATCTCGCCGAGTGCGACGACCTTCTCGTGCGCGGCGAGCTGTTCGATCCACACTAAATCTTCGTCCTGCATCGTTTGTGCGTCGTGCGGATGCCACCCGATCGCCGCATAAATAAAGTCGTACGCCTCCGCGAGCGCAAGAGTCGGCGGGATCGTCTCGCGGTTGTAGCCGACGTTGATCATGTGGGACACGTGAAATTCGCTCCGCGCACGGTGAATCACTTCGTCGCCGTCTTCATCGAACTGTGAATCGTTTAAATGGGTGTGCGTATCAATCAATTGCATGTTACAAATACTCCCCCTTCCTCCGCCTATTTATCTTCGCCAATTCATGGACTGTTTCACTAGCTTCTGTTCCTGTTACTTCACTTTCGTCCCGTTCGGGATGTCGCCAGAGACGGTCGAGAGCACGAGGCGCTCACCTTCCGCCGCCGCTAAAATCATCCCATTCGACAGTTCGCCGCGCAATTTCACCGGTTTTAAGTTAGTCACACAGACGACCTTTTGCCCGATGAGTTCCTCCGGCCGGTAATACTCAGCGATACCGGAGACGACTTGCCGCTGTTCATAGCCGAGGTCAAGTTGCAATTTTAACAGTTTGTCAGCTTTCTTCACTCGCTCGGCCTGCACAATTTCCGCGACGCGCAAATCGACTTTAAAGAAATCGTCGATCGTAATTTCCGTGGGACGACCTTCATCTTGTGGCGCATGTTCGTCAGCGGTAGCACTATTTTTTTCTGCCCCTACTTTCGCCTTGTCACTATGGGAAGCTCCCTGTTCGCGCGCTTCCCTGGCCAATTTATTTTGTTCAGCTTGCTTGCGCGCCGCTGCCGTCGACGCATCGATGACCGCAATTTCTTCTTCTAAGTCGAGGCGTGGAAACAGTGGCTCACCTTTCGTTACGCGTTGGCCGTCGGGAAGAAGTCCGAAGGTGGCACACGACTGCCAGTTCGTCAGCGAGTCGTCGCCAGCAATGCCTAACTGTTGCCACATGCGCTGCGGCGCCTTCGTCAAGAACGGCTGTAACAAGATCGATACGATGCGCAAGCTCTCCGCTAAATGGTATAGCACCGTCGCCAACCGGTCTTTCTTCGCCTCGTCTTTCGCTAGCGCCCATGGCATCGTCTCATCAATGTATTTGTTTGCGCGGCCGACGAGGCGCCAAATGTGTTCTAGTGCGTTGCTGTACTCCAATTTTTCCATGTGTGCTTCGACCGCTTGCACCGTTTGTCCGGCGAGGGCGATCAGTTCGTCGTCCGGCGCTTCCCGCACGTCCCGCTTGACGATGTGTCCTTCAAAATATTTTTCGATCATGTTAACGGTGCGGTGGAGTAAGTTGCCGAGGTCGTTGGCCAAGTCGAAATTGAGCCGCTGAATAAATGCCTCTGGCGTAAACACACCGTCGTGGCCGAATTGGATCTCCCTGAGCACGAAGTAGCGTACCGCGTCCGAACCGTATCGGTCGATGAGAAATTTCGGATCGATGACGTTGCCTTTCGATTTGGACATTTTACCGTCCGGCATGAGGAGCCATCCGTGACCGAACACTTTTTTCGGCAACGGCAAATCTAACGCCATGAGGAGCGCCGGCCAAATGATTGTATGGAAGCGGAG is a window from the Numidum massiliense genome containing:
- a CDS encoding TatD family hydrolase — translated: MQLIDTHTHLNDSQFDEDGDEVIHRARSEFHVSHMINVGYNRETIPPTLALAEAYDFIYAAIGWHPHDAQTMQDEDLVWIEQLAAHEKVVALGEMGLDYYRNHSPHDVQKDVFRRQIALAKKLHLPIIIHARESYRDVVAILKEEGAADVGGVMHCFGGDWKIARAALDLGFYIGLGGPLTFKKADDVRDIARQVPYDRLLVETDCPYLAPEPRRGRRNETGYVYYVAQKMAEVRGISLEQLALETTSNAKRLFKLP
- a CDS encoding ribonuclease H-like YkuK family protein, producing the protein MHPRKGQITLEEMIRDIQSFMAEDENAHYKIVIGTDSQTTQQQTLFVTAVIVHRIGKGARFYTRKMRSQPLHNLRYRIYRETEYSLDLMQHLKEKGFLEELLDLPLEIHLDVGQRGESRKLIQEVVGWVTAVGYTVKIKPDAYGASAVADRFTK
- the rsmA gene encoding 16S rRNA (adenine(1518)-N(6)/adenine(1519)-N(6))-dimethyltransferase RsmA: MERERPITARTGQLLRDHALQPKKSLGQNFLTDPHVLDKMIAAAALDRQTGVLEVGPGVGALTERLSAAAGAVLAVEIDRRLVPVLQENFADTANVQIVHGDILALDVAHLIHTRLVGMQKYVVVANLPYYITSAVIMHVLAAGVPFERLVFMTQKEVAERMAAQPGGKDYGMLSVAVQYYASVKTVARVPAHVFIPRPKVDSAVVCLEPHQTALVAVQSEETFFSVVQSGFRERRKTLANNIKTHLLPDWSKAQVNEWLTGLDIDPQRRAETLSQAEFARISNALDDIS
- a CDS encoding small, acid-soluble spore protein, alpha/beta type, with product MARRSIMSAAFKEELAKDLGFYDVVQREGWGGITTRDAGNMVKRAIQLAEERLAAREE
- the veg gene encoding biofilm formation stimulator Veg, giving the protein MAKNALQEIKSNLDRHIGEKIKLIVNGGRRKTVERTGVLEETYPSVFIVKLDKDLHAFDRVSYSYADILTETVELTVYRNEGKVKIQYVTQ
- the metG gene encoding methionine--tRNA ligase, producing the protein MSKQQTFYVTTPIYYPSNKLHIGNAYTTISADTIARFKRLTGYDVYFLTGTDEHGQKLQRRAAKEGKAPREFIDPIVAWIQDLWEKLDIAYDDFIRTTEERHKAVVQKVFTRLRDNGDIYLGEYSGYYCVECEAFWTERQAKTDHGYTCPDCQREISHVTEQSYFFRLSKYTERLLQYIEANPEFIQPESRKNEMINNFLKPGLEDLCVSRTTFDWGIKVPGDSEHVVYVWIDALTNYLTALGYLSDDDAKFKRYWPADVQIIGKDILRFHTIIWPALLMALDLPLPKKVFGHGWLLMPDGKMSKSKGNVIDPKFLIDRYGSDAVRYFVLREIQFGHDGVFTPEAFIQRLNFDLANDLGNLLHRTVNMIEKYFEGHIVKRDVREAPDDELIALAGQTVQAVEAHMEKLEYSNALEHIWRLVGRANKYIDETMPWALAKDEAKKDRLATVLYHLAESLRIVSILLQPFLTKAPQRMWQQLGIAGDDSLTNWQSCATFGLLPDGQRVTKGEPLFPRLDLEEEIAVIDASTAAARKQAEQNKLAREAREQGASHSDKAKVGAEKNSATADEHAPQDEGRPTEITIDDFFKVDLRVAEIVQAERVKKADKLLKLQLDLGYEQRQVVSGIAEYYRPEELIGQKVVCVTNLKPVKLRGELSNGMILAAAEGERLVLSTVSGDIPNGTKVK